In Acidobacteriota bacterium, a single window of DNA contains:
- a CDS encoding cysteine--tRNA ligase has translation MLKFFNTLTSQLEAFTPLEDNIVRMYSCGPTVYDFAHIGNFRSFLFTDVLHRYLKYRGYQVTFVMNITDIDDKIIERANQTGQNIRTFTDEYLQYFLEDMKQLDMQFPHHIVRATDHIPEMVELVHSLIQNGHAYESEGSVYFRINSFDGYGKLSGAKLEGNKAGARISTDEYEKDDVRDFVLWKGVKPNEPSWPADFGEGRPGWHLECSAMSMKYLGESFDIHCGGVDLVFPHHENEIAQSEGASGKPFVKYWLHAEHLQINGGKMAKRLGNFFTVRDLLEKGYHPRAIRLALISVPYRKSLNFTIDGLEGMSRRLERLTDFARRLREARPVESDDTALLYEIQKSQEAFEAGMDDDLNTAQGLAAVTLLETALNRAMAEERLTEKAKTLGLEVLGKMDGVFGFFDPFVDESLDAEIQALVDERLAARKAKNFARSDEIRQILADRGIILEDTRDGTRWKRK, from the coding sequence ATGCTGAAATTTTTCAATACTTTAACCAGTCAACTCGAAGCATTTACCCCTCTCGAAGACAACATCGTTCGCATGTATAGCTGCGGCCCGACGGTGTATGACTTTGCCCACATCGGAAATTTTCGCTCATTTTTGTTTACCGATGTGCTCCACCGCTACCTGAAATATCGTGGATATCAGGTGACGTTTGTGATGAACATCACCGATATTGACGACAAAATCATCGAGCGTGCCAACCAGACCGGGCAGAACATTCGGACATTTACCGATGAATACCTGCAGTATTTTCTGGAGGACATGAAGCAGCTCGATATGCAGTTTCCTCACCATATCGTCCGCGCAACGGATCATATTCCGGAGATGGTCGAACTGGTTCATTCACTGATACAGAACGGGCATGCTTATGAAAGCGAAGGCTCAGTCTATTTCCGGATCAACTCCTTTGATGGCTATGGCAAGCTTTCGGGGGCCAAGCTCGAAGGCAACAAGGCCGGTGCCCGCATCAGCACTGACGAATATGAAAAAGATGACGTCCGTGATTTTGTCCTCTGGAAAGGCGTCAAACCCAACGAACCAAGCTGGCCGGCTGATTTCGGCGAGGGCCGTCCTGGCTGGCATCTCGAATGCTCGGCGATGTCAATGAAATATCTTGGCGAATCATTTGACATCCACTGCGGCGGGGTGGACCTTGTTTTTCCACACCACGAAAACGAAATTGCCCAATCCGAAGGCGCAAGCGGCAAGCCATTTGTCAAATACTGGCTGCACGCCGAACACCTGCAAATCAACGGCGGCAAGATGGCAAAACGGCTTGGGAATTTCTTTACCGTGCGTGATTTGCTTGAAAAAGGCTATCACCCACGGGCGATTCGGCTGGCGTTGATTTCAGTGCCGTATCGCAAATCGCTCAATTTTACCATTGATGGACTGGAAGGCATGTCGCGAAGACTTGAACGGTTGACCGACTTTGCCCGACGGTTACGCGAGGCCAGACCTGTTGAATCTGACGACACGGCGCTGCTGTACGAGATTCAGAAGTCACAGGAGGCGTTTGAAGCCGGAATGGATGATGATCTCAACACGGCTCAGGGGCTGGCGGCGGTGACACTGCTTGAAACGGCGCTCAATCGGGCAATGGCCGAAGAACGACTGACCGAAAAGGCCAAAACGCTCGGGCTTGAGGTCCTGGGCAAGATGGATGGTGTGTTTGGCTTTTTTGATCCGTTTGTGGATGAAAGCCTGGATGCCGAAATCCAGGCGCTGGTGGATGAACGTCTTGCCGCCCGCAAAGCCAAAAACTTTGCCCGGTCAGATGAAATTCGCCAGATTCTGGCTGACCGTGGGATCATCCTTGAAGACACTCGTGACGGCACACGCTGGAAACGAAAGTAA